In a single window of the Hoyosella subflava DQS3-9A1 genome:
- a CDS encoding NAD(P)/FAD-dependent oxidoreductase, protein MESGRAIIIGASHAGAQLCASLRQEGWEGEILVIGDESSLPYHRPPLSKTYLSGKSSLDELLIRPLSFYEKHTITFRHARVTTINRQARTVTVNDGEEIGYDKLALCLGARPRLLSVEGTELPGVHYLRDADDIEAIRAGLGNARRVVIIGAGYIGLETAASLRTLGGVEVTVLETAERVLQRVTAEELSAFYARVHREEGVELRTGVTVAAIEGDEHVRGVRLADGELVEADLVIVGIGVVPNTELAEAAGLSVDDGILIDSSSLTSDPNIVAAGDCASYFITRYARQHRLESVPSAGEQAKVAAATMCGKTKAISALPWFWSDQYDLKLQIAGLNDGYDSVELRGDPDNGRSFACFYFKDGEMIAADCVNRPKEFMFARRVIKDRLPIDRSRLADTESSLSELMKGS, encoded by the coding sequence ATGGAAAGCGGTCGGGCGATCATCATCGGTGCCAGCCATGCCGGTGCGCAACTCTGCGCCAGCCTGCGCCAGGAAGGCTGGGAAGGAGAGATTCTGGTCATCGGCGACGAGTCATCGCTGCCATACCACCGCCCGCCGCTGTCCAAGACCTACCTCTCGGGCAAATCCAGCCTCGATGAATTGCTCATTCGTCCGCTGAGCTTCTACGAGAAGCACACCATCACCTTCCGGCATGCCCGCGTCACGACGATTAACCGCCAAGCGCGGACCGTCACGGTAAACGACGGTGAAGAAATCGGCTACGACAAGCTCGCGCTGTGCCTGGGCGCCCGCCCGCGTCTCCTCTCAGTTGAAGGTACCGAGCTGCCTGGCGTGCACTATCTGCGCGATGCCGACGACATCGAGGCCATCCGCGCCGGACTCGGCAACGCCAGGCGTGTCGTCATCATCGGCGCCGGCTACATCGGCTTGGAGACCGCAGCCTCGCTCCGCACACTCGGCGGCGTCGAAGTGACGGTTCTGGAAACCGCCGAACGCGTGCTGCAGCGGGTCACCGCAGAGGAACTGTCAGCGTTCTACGCCCGCGTTCATCGCGAGGAAGGCGTCGAACTGCGCACCGGAGTCACCGTTGCGGCCATCGAAGGGGACGAGCATGTACGCGGCGTGCGTCTCGCTGACGGTGAACTCGTCGAAGCCGATCTCGTCATCGTGGGCATTGGCGTCGTACCCAACACCGAACTGGCCGAGGCCGCCGGGCTTTCCGTGGACGACGGCATCTTGATTGATAGCAGCAGCCTGACCAGTGACCCCAACATCGTCGCCGCCGGAGACTGCGCCAGCTACTTCATCACCCGCTACGCTCGCCAGCATCGGCTGGAATCAGTGCCCAGTGCTGGCGAACAGGCGAAGGTGGCTGCCGCGACAATGTGCGGGAAAACCAAGGCAATTTCGGCCCTGCCCTGGTTCTGGTCCGACCAGTACGACCTCAAACTGCAGATCGCCGGACTCAACGACGGCTACGACAGCGTGGAGCTTCGCGGTGATCCAGATAACGGGCGCAGCTTCGCCTGCTTTTATTTCAAGGACGGGGAAATGATAGCGGCGGATTGCGTCAATCGGCCAAAGGAATTCATGTTCGCCCGCCGGGTCATCAAGGATCGCCTGCCGATAGATCGGAGTCGGCTAGCAGATACGGAAAGTTCGCTCAGCGAGCTGATGAAGGGGTCTTAA